A genome region from Brassica oleracea var. oleracea cultivar TO1000 chromosome C2, BOL, whole genome shotgun sequence includes the following:
- the LOC106326553 gene encoding kunitz-type serine protease inhibitor DrTI-like — MNSMFYFLLALTAVLAVTADPGGPILDNDGYVIFNGSYLVRPIIFGGGLTLSPLGDNQCPLYIEQQFSKDDIGYPIRFSNWGSGARFVPESENLNIEMVIPVTTCVQSSTYWWVTATEGSKWLFISAGPKPDPGEASSKSFFQIKKVGDFTNGYKIMFCSKDNNCIDVGIVVDEYGVQRLALCTVPFPITFVKADGTETSSKTISIM, encoded by the coding sequence ATGAATTCTATGTTTTACTTCCTTCTTGCCTTAACCGCTGTTTTGGCCGTGACCGCAGACCCAGGCGGACCAATTCTCGACAATGATGGTTATGTCATATTCAACGGCAGTTACTTAGTTCGCCCAATCATCTTCGGTGGCGGCCTGACTCTCTCCCCCCTTGGTGACAACCAGTGTCCCCTCTACATCGAACAGCAATTTTCAAAGGACGACATAGGCTATCCCATAAGATTCTCAAATTGGGGGTCTGGAGCTAGGTTCGTTCCGGAGTCAGAGAACCTCAACATCGAGATGGTCATCCCAGTTACGACCTGCGTTCAGTCGTCAACCTATTGGTGGGTCACTGCGACCGAGGGTAGCAAATGGTTATTCATATCGGCTGGTCCTAAGCCAGATCCTGGAGAAGCTTCGTCCAAGAGTTTCTTCCAGATCAAGAAAGTTGGAGATTTTACTAATGGTTACAAGATTATGTTTTGTAGTAAAGATAACAACTGCATCGATGTCGGGATAGTTGTGGACGAATATGGCGTTCAGCGTTTGGCTTTATGCACAGTGCCATTCCCCATTACGTTCGTGAAAGCTGACGGGACGGAGACTTCGTCCAAGACTATATCTATTATGTGA